In Phycodurus eques isolate BA_2022a chromosome 10, UOR_Pequ_1.1, whole genome shotgun sequence, a genomic segment contains:
- the sema3fa gene encoding sema domain, immunoglobulin domain (Ig), short basic domain, secreted, (semaphorin) 3Fa isoform X3 → MDEDHDRMYVGSKDYILSLDLHDINKEPLIIHWPVAPQRKSECVLSGKDTNGECGNFIRLIEPWNRTHLYVCGTGAYNPICTYVDRGRRSQGSSYLQAPKYGGRTNRAADQSATSELLEAKEYIFRLEPGKVDSGKGKCPFDPKLNSVSALINGELYAGVYIDFMGTDSAIFRTLGKQTAMRTDQYNSRWLNDPTFIHAHLIPDSAEKNDDKLYFFFREKATEMGQSPMSQSRIGRICLNDDGGHCCLVNKWSTFLKARLICSVAGADGVETHFDELRDVYIQPTQDTKNPVIYGVFSVSGSVFKGSAVCVYSMADIRMVFNGPFAHKEGPNYQWVAYTGKIPYPRPGTCPGGTFTPNMKSTKDYPDEVINFMRNHPTMHNAVYPVHKRPLVVRTNVDYEFTTIAVDQVTAADGSYEVLFMGTDRGTVQKVIVLPRDDLQTEELVLEEVEVFKVPTPIITMKISSKRQQLYVASVLGVTHLALHRCDVYGEVCADCCLARDPYCAWDGKSCSRYSASQKRRSRRQDVKYGNPIRQCRGYNSNANKNTLETVQYGVEGSTTFLECQARSPHVSLKWHLQKENSDRRKEIRSEGRILKTDQGLLIRSLQPSDSAVYQCTSTEKNFKHTLVKLQLVVLSSRTVNNVLVETGAPSLALAPLQSSAWTPSAGQYKDLLTILSQPEMGLINQYCQDYWQLGDGGGGGGGGGLGDGKAKSLKELKEQKKPRNRRHRDDETSPAET, encoded by the exons GGCGAATGCGGGAACTTCATCCGTCTGATCGAGCCGTGGAACCGCACTCATCTGTACGTGTGCGGAACGGGAGCGTACAACCCCATCTGCACGTACGTGGACCGCGGACGCAGGTCGCAG GGATCCTCCTACCTCCAGGCCCCTAAATATGGAGGAAGAACCAATCGGGCAGCAGACCAGAGTGCCACGTCAGAGCTTTTGGAGGCCAAG GAATATATTTTCCGCCTTGAGCCGGGCAAAGTGGATTCTGGGAAGGGAAAATGTCCTTTTGACCCCAAACTGAACAGCGTCTCCGCTTTGATCA ATGGCGAGTTGTATGCGGGAGTCTACATCGATTTCATGGGAACAGACTCTGCTATCTTCCGTACACTGGGAAAGCAGACAGCCATGCGGACCGATCAGTACAACTCCAGATGGTTGAACG ACCCCACATTCATCCACGCACACCTCATCCCCGACAGCGCCGAGAAGAATGACGACAAGCTCTACTTCTTCTTCCGCGAGAAGGCCACCGAGATGGGCCAGAGTCCCATGAGCCAGTCCAGAATCGGGCGGATCTGCTTG AATGACGACGGCGGCCACTGCTGTCTGGTGAACAAGTGGAGCACTTTTCTGAAGGCCCGTCTCATCTGCTCGGTGGCTGGAGCCGACGGTGTCGAGACGCACTTTGACGAGCTCA GGGATGTTTACATCCAGCCGACGCAAGACACCAAGAATCCTGTCATCTACGGAGTCTTTTCAGTTTCAGG ATCTGTGTTTAAAGGCTCGGCGGTGTGCGTCTACTCCATGGCAGACATCCGCATGGTCTTCAATGGTCCTTTTGCTCACAAGGAAGGACCCAACTACCAGTGGGTGGCCTACACAGGGAAGATCCCTTACCCCAGGCCTGGCACT TGTCCCGGAGGCACGTTCACCCCCAACATGAAATCCACCAAGGATTACCCGGACGAGGTGATCAACTTCATGAGGAACCACCCCACCATGCACAACGCCGTGTACCCGGTACACAAGCGGCCACTGGTGGTCCGCACCAACGTGGACTACGAGTTCACCACCATCGCCGTGGACCAAGTGACGGCAGCCGACGGGAGCTACGAGGTCCTCTTCATGGGCACAG ATCGCGGCACAGTGCAGAAGGTGATCGTGTTGCCTCGAGACGACCTTCAGACTGAGGAATTGGTTTTGGAGGAAGTGGAGGTCTTTAAG GTTCCCACCCCGATCATCACCATGAAGATCTCGTCCAAACGC CAACAACTGTACGTGGCGTCCGTACTGGGCGTCACCCACCTGGCTCTCCACCGCTGCGACGTGTACGGCGAGGTGTGCGCCGACTGCTGTCTGGCCCGGGACCCGTACTGCGCCTGGGACGGAAAATCCTGCTCCAGATACTCGGCGTCGCAGAAGAG ACGCAGCCGTCGTCAGGACGTCAAGTACGGCAACCCCATCCGCCAGTGCAGAGGCTATAACTCCAATG ccAATAAGAATACTCTGGAGACAGTTCAGTATGGCGTGGAGGGCAGCACCACATTCTTGGAGTGCCAGGCAAGGTCCCCCCATGTTTCTCTCAAGTGGCATCTTCAGAAAGAGAACAGCGACAGGAGGAAAGAG ATTCGCTCGGAGGGCCGCATCCTGAAGACGGACCAGGGCCTCCTGATCCGCTCCCTGCAGCCGTCGGACAGCGCCGTCTACCAGTGCACGTCCACGGAGAAGAACTTCAAGCACACGCTGGTCAAGCTGCAGCTGGTGGTGCTCTCCAGCCGCACCGTCAACAACGTCCTGGTGGAGACGGGCGCGCCGTCCCTGGCCCTGGCCCCGTTGCAGTCCAGCGCCTGGACGCCGAGCGCCGGCCAGTACAAAGACCTGCTGACCATCCTGAGCCAACCGGAGATGGGCCTGATCAACCAGTACTGCCAGGACTACTGGCAGCTGGGGgacggcggcggtggcggcggcggcggcggcctggGGGACGGCAAAGCCAAGAGTCTAAAGGAGCTGAAGGAGCAGAAGAAGCCGCGCAACCGCCGGCATCGCGACGACGAGACGAGCCCCGCCGAGACATGA
- the gnat1 gene encoding guanine nucleotide-binding protein G(t) subunit alpha-1, producing the protein MGAGASAEEKRSRELEKKLKEDADKDARTVKLLLLGAGESGKSTIVKQMKIIHQDGYSLEECLEFISIIYSNTLQSIMAIVKAMTTFSINYGHPDQQDDARKLMHLADTIEEGTMPKELSDIILRLWKDSGIQVSFDRASEYQLNDSAGYYLNDLERLIQPGYVPTEQDVLRSRVKTTGIIETQFSFKDLNFRMFDVGGQRSERKKWIHCFEGVTCIIFIAALSAYDMVLVEDDEVNRMHESLHLFNSICNHRYFATTSIVLFLNKKDVFVEKIKKAHLSMCFPDYDGPNTYEDAGNYIKVQFLDLNMRRDIKEIYSHMTCATDTENVKFVFDAVTDIIIKENLKDCGLF; encoded by the exons ATGGGGGCGGGAGCCAGTGCCGAAGAGAAGCGCTCCAGGGAGCTGGAGAAGAAGCTGAAGGAGGACGCCGACAAGGACGCCAGGACCGTCAAGCTGCTGCTGCTAG GTGCTGGCGAATCAGGAAAAAGCACAATTGTCAAACAGATgaa AATTATCCACCAAGATGGCTACTCTCTTGAAGAGTGCCTGGAGTTCATCTCTATCATCTACAGCAACACCCTGCAGTCCATCATGGCCATCGTGAAAGCCATGACCACGTTCAGCATCAACTACGGCCACCCTGATCAGCAG GACGACGCCAGGAAGCTGATGCATCTGGCAGATACCATCGAGGAGGGCACCATGCCCAAGGAACTGTCTGACATCATCCTGCGCCTGTGGAAGGACTCGGGCATCCAGGTTAGCTTCGACCGGGCCTCCGAGTACCAGCTCAACGACTCGGCAGGATA CTACCTGAACGACCTGGAGCGTCTGATCCAACCGGGTTACGTGCCCACTGAGCAGGATGTCCTGCGATCCAGAGTGAAAACCACCGGCATCATCGAGACCCAGTTCTCCTTCAAGGATCTCAATTTCAG GATGTTTGACGTAGGCGGCCAGAGGTCGGAGAGGAAGAAATGGATCCACTGCTTCGAAGGGGTCACGTGCATCATTTTCATCGCCGCTTTGAGCGCCTACGACATGGTGCTGGTGGAGGATGATGAAGTG AACCGAATGCACGAGAGCCTGCACCTGTTCAACAGCATCTGCAACCATCGCTACTTCGCCACCACCTCCATCGTCCTTTTCTTGAACAAGAAGGACGTGTTCGTGGAGAAGATCAAGAAGGCTCATCTCAGCATGTGCTTTCCCGACTATGATG GTCCCAACACCTACGAGGACGCTGGTAACTACATCAAGGTGCAGTTCCTGGATCTGAACATGCGCCGAGACATCAAGGAGATCTACTCGCACATGACCTGTGCCACCGACACGGAGAACGTCAAGTTTGTGTTTGACGCCGTCACCGACATCATCATCAAAGAAAATCTGAAAGACTGTGGCCTCTTCTGA